The following are from one region of the Symmachiella macrocystis genome:
- a CDS encoding efflux RND transporter periplasmic adaptor subunit produces the protein MRIMDLRNTMRSFIILMAGVLLTAQSAPAEEPQTIVIDSVLVTVLEKADVPAREAGLLATLNIREGDLVRAGQVLGGLDDKVSQLERDRVNAELDLAKQRSTNDVRIRFSEKAEAVTRAELKRAQESVDKFSKAISQTEMDRLRLSTEKSTLEVEQARREQREAELDTRVKEQELRLADEAVHRRTINAPISGIVVQVSKSPGEWVEPGETVLRILRVDLLRAEGFADARLMQRRQSGQPVTLTIDQPGEKSQTYSGKLVFVSPEVNRFNGQVRVWAEIENPTLTLRPGLTATMTVTSKPHKDNEPPGE, from the coding sequence ATGAGAATCATGGATCTGCGAAATACGATGCGAAGTTTTATAATCCTGATGGCCGGTGTGTTGTTGACGGCACAGTCCGCACCGGCGGAAGAACCGCAGACCATTGTGATCGATTCGGTGCTGGTCACCGTGCTGGAAAAAGCCGACGTACCGGCTCGAGAAGCGGGGCTGCTGGCTACGCTCAACATTCGTGAAGGGGATCTGGTGCGCGCCGGCCAAGTTCTGGGAGGGTTGGATGATAAGGTTTCCCAACTCGAGCGGGACCGCGTGAACGCTGAACTCGATTTGGCCAAGCAGCGCTCCACAAACGATGTGCGGATACGTTTTTCTGAAAAGGCCGAAGCCGTGACGCGTGCGGAATTAAAAAGGGCTCAGGAATCGGTCGACAAATTCAGCAAGGCGATTTCCCAGACCGAAATGGACCGCCTACGGCTTTCCACAGAGAAATCGACATTAGAGGTCGAGCAAGCGCGGCGCGAGCAGCGGGAAGCGGAATTGGATACGCGGGTGAAAGAACAAGAATTGCGCCTCGCCGATGAAGCCGTGCATCGACGTACGATCAACGCCCCGATCTCCGGCATTGTCGTTCAAGTCAGCAAAAGCCCCGGTGAGTGGGTTGAACCGGGAGAAACCGTGCTGCGCATCCTCCGTGTCGATCTGCTCCGCGCCGAAGGATTCGCCGATGCGCGTCTCATGCAACGCCGCCAATCCGGCCAACCGGTCACCTTGACGATTGACCAACCAGGTGAAAAATCGCAAACCTACTCCGGCAAACTGGTATTCGTCAGCCCCGAAGTGAACCGCTTCAACGGACAAGTCCGCGTTTGGGCCGAAATTGAAAACCCCACGCTCACGTTGCGTCCCGGTTTGACTGCCACAATGACCGTGACATCCAAGCCCCACAAAGACAACGAGCCACCGGGGGAATAA
- a CDS encoding PSD1 and planctomycete cytochrome C domain-containing protein, which yields MKRFSMWAILAMAWVAITPAVQAADGPVDYNRDILPVFAAKCYACHGPDEEHREADLRFDDRKATLELGAIAPGKPDESELIARIESNDPELRMPPPQSNDTLTDEQKKLFRRWVSQGAEYDEHWAFVPPKRPPVPPVQDARWPRNPIDNFVMARLEAEGLSPTRKADRYALIRRVYLDLIGLPPTPEEADAFATNEDPAAYEKLVDQLLESPHYGERWARDWLDLARYADTNGYEKDRVRSIWPYRDWVIRALNADMPFDQFTIEQLAGDMLPGATKDQIVATGFHRNTMLNEEGGIDPLEYRFYAMVDRVATTGTVWLGLTTGCAQCHTHKYDPITHTDYYRFMALLDNADEPDLILKTPDVQQRREELESQITALEADLPNQFPTVGEEKPDEDAEAEAEAKPESDSEPEPDAEPDEKPDAEPVEKTVEKPKAKPNVEQSRQRFKVKIEEWLQKAQSEAVNWTVLRPVQFKSNLPKLERLDDHSIYSSGDITKRDVFHLTFQIDEAALPVTAIRLEVLPDDRLPAGGPGRAYYEGRKGDFFLSELSAKFGGAALEFVAASQSYGKLAFASNVDSVNANAENVYDGDGATGWSTSQREGEPHQLVLNLAQPITQTGELQVEMLFERHYAASLGRFRLSTGAAETHITAKKMTVALEKLLTAGVDQWSDEDFARIKRHYSLRAPELAEARKPIDELREKLPDYPTTLVMQERPLDNPRETHRHHRGEFLSPKEPVTPGIPEFLISTADGKDAPSDRLSLARWLVSRDNPLIGRVTVNRAWQAFFETGLVPTSSDFGTQGDPPTHPELLDWLATEFVEQGWSLKKLHRLIVTSATYRQRSKFTPELLERDPHNALLARGPRQRVNAETVRDIMLRVSGLLSPKLYGRSVYPPQPDSVSALAYGGARWPVSTGEDRYRRALYTFSKRTAPFAAFTVFDAPTGETCIARRNRSNTPLQALTLLNDEMYLEMSRALAKRIMDRASSSKVRAGLLLRRLLTRPVEVDEIDAVVKYQRAQLARLENGELNAVEIVGNEEANPQQAAWAMAARALMNLDEVITKP from the coding sequence ATGAAACGATTCAGCATGTGGGCCATTTTGGCGATGGCCTGGGTGGCAATAACACCGGCCGTCCAAGCGGCCGACGGACCGGTCGATTATAACCGCGACATTCTACCGGTATTTGCGGCCAAATGTTACGCCTGCCATGGTCCGGATGAGGAGCATCGTGAGGCTGACTTGCGATTCGATGACCGCAAGGCGACGTTGGAGTTGGGAGCGATTGCTCCAGGCAAGCCGGATGAAAGCGAATTGATCGCGCGAATTGAATCAAACGATCCTGAGCTGCGCATGCCGCCGCCGCAGTCCAATGACACATTGACCGACGAACAGAAAAAGTTGTTTCGCCGCTGGGTCAGTCAGGGGGCTGAATACGACGAACACTGGGCGTTTGTCCCCCCGAAACGGCCGCCGGTTCCGCCGGTTCAGGATGCGAGGTGGCCACGCAATCCGATCGACAATTTTGTAATGGCTCGTCTTGAAGCTGAAGGCTTGAGTCCGACTCGCAAAGCGGATCGTTATGCGCTGATTCGCCGGGTCTATTTGGACTTGATTGGATTGCCGCCGACACCGGAGGAAGCGGATGCGTTTGCGACCAACGAAGATCCGGCGGCCTACGAAAAACTGGTGGATCAGTTGCTGGAATCTCCGCATTATGGCGAGCGGTGGGCGCGGGATTGGCTGGACTTGGCGCGGTACGCCGATACGAATGGATATGAAAAGGATCGCGTTCGCTCGATTTGGCCGTATCGCGATTGGGTGATTCGCGCGCTCAATGCCGACATGCCGTTTGATCAATTCACCATTGAACAACTCGCCGGCGACATGCTGCCCGGGGCGACAAAAGATCAGATCGTCGCGACGGGGTTTCACCGCAATACGATGCTTAACGAAGAGGGGGGCATCGATCCGTTGGAGTATCGTTTTTATGCAATGGTGGATCGCGTCGCAACAACCGGGACGGTGTGGTTGGGACTAACCACAGGCTGCGCCCAATGCCACACACACAAGTATGACCCGATCACGCACACCGACTACTACCGTTTTATGGCTTTGTTGGACAATGCGGATGAGCCGGATTTGATTCTGAAAACGCCGGATGTTCAACAACGCCGCGAGGAATTGGAATCGCAAATTACGGCTCTGGAAGCGGATTTGCCAAACCAGTTTCCCACCGTCGGTGAGGAGAAACCTGACGAGGACGCTGAAGCTGAAGCAGAAGCGAAACCTGAATCAGATTCTGAACCGGAACCCGACGCAGAACCCGACGAGAAACCCGACGCAGAACCTGTCGAGAAAACTGTCGAAAAACCCAAAGCGAAACCCAACGTGGAGCAATCTCGGCAGCGATTTAAGGTCAAGATTGAGGAATGGTTGCAGAAGGCACAATCAGAAGCGGTCAACTGGACGGTATTGCGACCTGTTCAATTCAAGTCGAACCTCCCCAAGTTGGAACGGCTTGATGATCATTCGATTTATTCGAGTGGCGACATTACCAAACGGGATGTGTTTCACCTCACTTTTCAAATCGACGAGGCGGCGCTACCCGTTACGGCGATTCGCTTGGAAGTGCTTCCCGATGATCGACTGCCCGCCGGAGGTCCGGGACGGGCTTACTACGAAGGCCGCAAGGGGGACTTTTTCCTCAGCGAATTGTCCGCCAAGTTCGGCGGTGCGGCGCTTGAATTCGTTGCTGCGTCGCAGAGTTATGGAAAGCTTGCCTTCGCCAGTAATGTCGATAGCGTGAATGCCAACGCTGAGAATGTTTATGACGGCGACGGGGCGACCGGATGGTCAACCTCACAGCGGGAAGGGGAGCCGCATCAACTTGTGTTGAATCTGGCCCAACCGATCACGCAGACGGGGGAACTGCAAGTTGAGATGTTGTTCGAGCGGCATTACGCCGCTAGCCTGGGGCGGTTTCGACTTTCGACCGGTGCAGCGGAGACGCATATAACAGCCAAGAAAATGACGGTCGCCTTGGAAAAACTTTTGACCGCAGGGGTGGATCAATGGTCGGACGAAGATTTCGCGAGAATCAAACGGCACTATTCGCTCAGAGCACCCGAGTTGGCGGAAGCCCGCAAACCGATTGATGAATTGCGCGAAAAATTACCGGACTATCCTACGACGCTGGTGATGCAGGAACGTCCGCTCGACAATCCTCGTGAAACCCACCGGCACCATCGTGGTGAATTCCTCAGCCCCAAAGAACCGGTCACGCCGGGGATCCCTGAATTTCTCATTAGCACAGCCGACGGAAAAGATGCGCCGTCCGACCGGTTGTCACTCGCCCGTTGGTTGGTCAGCCGCGATAATCCGTTGATCGGACGGGTGACGGTCAATCGCGCCTGGCAGGCATTTTTCGAAACGGGACTGGTACCAACCAGTAGCGACTTCGGCACCCAAGGGGATCCCCCGACGCATCCCGAATTGCTGGACTGGTTGGCGACGGAATTCGTTGAACAGGGTTGGTCGCTGAAAAAGCTGCACCGGCTGATCGTGACGAGCGCGACGTATCGTCAGCGGAGCAAGTTTACCCCCGAATTACTAGAGCGCGACCCGCACAATGCATTGTTAGCCCGCGGGCCGCGGCAGCGCGTGAATGCGGAGACCGTTCGCGACATCATGCTCCGCGTCAGCGGTTTATTGTCCCCAAAACTCTACGGCCGTAGCGTCTATCCACCGCAACCGGACAGCGTGAGCGCATTGGCATACGGAGGCGCGCGTTGGCCGGTTTCGACTGGTGAAGACCGTTACCGTCGCGCACTGTACACGTTTAGTAAACGGACGGCGCCGTTTGCAGCTTTCACAGTCTTTGATGCGCCGACTGGAGAGACCTGCATCGCCCGTCGCAATCGCAGCAACACACCGCTACAAGCGCTGACGTTGTTGAATGATGAAATGTATCTCGAAATGTCTCGGGCACTCGCGAAACGGATCATGGATCGGGCATCTTCCTCAAAGGTGAGGGCGGGTCTGTTGTTGCGACGGTTATTGACGCGCCCCGTCGAAGTCGACGAGATCGATGCAGTCGTCAAATATCAACGGGCGCAACTAGCGCGGTTAGAAAACGGCGAATTGAATGCCGTTGAAATCGTGGGGAACGAAGAGGCGAACCCTCAGCAAGCAGCCTGGGCGATGGCGGCCCGCGCGCTGATGAACCTGGATGAAGTGATTACAAAACCATAA
- a CDS encoding TolC family protein, with product MPFSPDLSDYQIASTEIEEPLVDQGQDLDASITPAPLTVEDVDIAEFTDLTLEQTVKTALSNSRVLRDLGGRVLDAPQVVATTFDPAITETDPRFGVEGALSAFDPNFYANGFHQKNDRAVNNAVTAFGTQMLQQDAAFMQYGLDKRSVTGAELGIRQITGYDANNAPGNRFPSAWDTRIEANVRQPLLLGAGVEFNRIAGPQFPPGTGSTATLPRLPYGSRFNGVMLARIDEDVSLADFEESVIKFISNVENAYWDLYFSYRNLHSRIAARDAALETWRRVKALNIAGRVGGEEENEAQAQEQYYRFQEAVQDALSGRLVEGTRDNNGSRGGTFRGLEGIQVAERRMRLLMGLPLTDGTLLRPIDEPPVAEVIFDWDTIKSEALARRVELRRQRWQVKRRTLELEATSKFLLPRLDALGTYRFRGFGKDLMGQHAGVNGQFNNAWGNLGSGDYQEWELGMEFAVPLGHRRANAAVKNAELALARDRAILREQEREVVHDLSNSVGEVKRSQASVKTTFNRRLAAKREFEVLQDKFEKENITDLDRVLDAQRRFAEADSAHYKARVEYALGLKNLFYAEGTLLEHNQIYLSEGPWPQAAYCDAEERLQSRIHNLENLQKTYSDPVVSRGPYGQVSRFAEVLPEDCEPEFSEPVAVPPSPDDSDGAEVWFDEEFEGASEDAVGLFDVN from the coding sequence GTGCCATTCTCGCCTGATTTGAGTGATTATCAAATCGCCTCGACTGAAATCGAAGAACCGCTCGTCGATCAGGGGCAGGATTTAGATGCGTCCATCACGCCGGCACCCTTGACCGTTGAAGATGTTGACATCGCCGAGTTTACTGATCTGACGTTGGAACAAACCGTCAAGACGGCGCTCTCGAATTCTCGCGTACTGCGGGATCTGGGCGGACGGGTGTTGGATGCTCCGCAAGTCGTTGCCACGACCTTCGATCCGGCCATCACCGAGACTGACCCACGATTTGGCGTGGAGGGGGCGTTGAGCGCCTTTGATCCCAATTTTTATGCCAATGGCTTTCATCAGAAGAACGACCGAGCCGTCAATAACGCGGTCACTGCTTTTGGCACACAAATGCTGCAACAAGACGCCGCATTCATGCAATATGGTTTGGACAAACGGTCGGTAACCGGGGCTGAGTTGGGCATTCGGCAGATCACCGGCTACGACGCAAACAACGCTCCCGGCAACCGATTTCCCAGCGCATGGGATACGCGGATTGAAGCCAATGTTCGGCAACCGTTGTTGTTGGGAGCCGGCGTGGAATTCAACCGCATTGCCGGACCACAATTTCCTCCCGGCACCGGCAGCACGGCAACGTTGCCGCGACTCCCCTACGGATCGCGATTTAACGGTGTGATGCTGGCACGTATTGATGAAGACGTCAGTCTGGCGGACTTTGAAGAAAGTGTGATCAAATTCATTAGCAACGTGGAAAACGCTTATTGGGATCTCTACTTTTCCTATCGCAACTTGCATTCACGTATCGCTGCCCGTGACGCCGCTTTAGAAACGTGGCGGCGCGTCAAGGCGCTCAATATTGCCGGACGCGTGGGAGGCGAAGAAGAAAACGAAGCACAGGCCCAGGAACAATACTATCGATTTCAAGAAGCGGTGCAGGACGCGCTCTCCGGCAGGTTGGTCGAAGGGACGCGGGACAACAACGGCAGCCGGGGTGGTACGTTTCGGGGACTGGAAGGTATTCAAGTCGCCGAGCGACGGATGCGGCTGTTGATGGGGCTGCCACTCACGGATGGGACACTGCTGCGTCCGATTGACGAACCCCCTGTGGCGGAAGTGATTTTTGATTGGGATACGATCAAATCCGAAGCCTTGGCACGCCGCGTCGAGTTGCGGCGGCAACGTTGGCAAGTCAAACGCCGGACGTTGGAGTTAGAAGCCACAAGCAAATTTCTGTTGCCGCGTTTAGATGCATTGGGGACCTACCGGTTCCGCGGATTCGGGAAAGACCTCATGGGACAACATGCCGGCGTCAACGGCCAGTTTAATAATGCCTGGGGCAATCTGGGGAGCGGCGACTACCAAGAATGGGAACTGGGAATGGAATTCGCGGTCCCGTTGGGCCACCGACGTGCGAATGCCGCCGTGAAAAACGCAGAATTAGCCTTGGCCCGTGACCGAGCTATTTTGCGTGAGCAAGAACGGGAAGTGGTCCACGATTTGAGTAATAGTGTGGGCGAGGTGAAGCGGTCACAGGCCTCGGTGAAAACGACATTCAATCGGCGACTGGCGGCCAAACGGGAATTTGAAGTGTTGCAGGACAAATTCGAGAAGGAAAACATCACTGATCTTGATCGTGTGCTCGACGCCCAGCGACGGTTTGCTGAAGCAGATAGCGCCCACTACAAAGCCCGCGTCGAATACGCGCTGGGACTGAAAAATCTGTTCTATGCCGAAGGGACTTTGCTGGAGCACAATCAGATCTATCTGTCAGAAGGCCCCTGGCCGCAAGCCGCTTATTGCGATGCGGAAGAACGATTGCAATCTCGGATTCATAATCTCGAGAATTTGCAAAAGACCTATTCCGATCCGGTGGTCAGCCGCGGCCCTTACGGGCAGGTGAGCCGATTCGCGGAGGTCTTGCCGGAAGACTGCGAACCGGAATTCTCGGAACCAGTCGCCGTGCCTCCTAGCCCCGATGATAGCGACGGAGCGGAAGTCTGGTTTGATGAAGAGTTCGAAGGGGCGAGCGAGGACGCGGTTGGTTTATTCGACGTGAATTAA
- a CDS encoding DUF1501 domain-containing protein: MLKVSGSSYRCCDGIPRRTFLQIGAPLLGLGLSDLFRAQACAADQGEKSNAKSLIVFWTHGGMSQQDTYDMKPDAPAEYRGMYEPIATSAEGISVCERFPHHAKVMDRLSLIRSVHHENGIHAPSAHWMQTGYFGPTLARNAAQHPSFGSVIARTCPARTPQLPTYVTVPKSEAFGYQGAVYLGKAYNPFEVGANPNAKDFKVPNLALPDGLELKSIESRKKLLSTFDTLRRDIDGSGVLEGLDTFKAQALDMVSGDRVRQAFDLAAESPELRERYGRHQYGQSALLARRLVEAGSCCVTINTGYWDHHDNIEPGLEEHLPPLDRALGTLVEDLDERGMLDDVLIYCAGEFGRTPLMNGHAGRDHWSNCFTVLLGGGGLKGGQVVGASEKHGGGVRERQVIPLDVLATIYKTMGIPLGTHFEDAAGRPVSIVGTGKPIHELL; this comes from the coding sequence ATGCTGAAAGTCTCTGGTTCATCCTATCGATGTTGCGACGGAATTCCCCGTCGTACATTTCTGCAAATCGGCGCGCCCCTGTTGGGATTGGGGCTGTCGGATCTGTTTCGTGCGCAAGCGTGCGCGGCTGATCAGGGAGAAAAGTCCAATGCAAAGTCATTGATCGTCTTCTGGACCCATGGCGGAATGAGTCAGCAGGATACGTATGACATGAAACCCGATGCGCCGGCGGAGTATCGGGGGATGTACGAACCAATCGCGACCTCAGCCGAGGGGATTTCAGTCTGCGAACGATTCCCGCATCATGCCAAGGTGATGGACCGACTCTCTTTAATCCGGTCGGTGCATCATGAGAACGGAATTCATGCTCCCTCAGCGCATTGGATGCAAACCGGTTATTTTGGGCCGACGCTTGCGCGAAATGCGGCACAGCATCCCTCGTTCGGTTCAGTGATCGCCCGTACCTGCCCCGCGCGGACGCCGCAACTGCCGACCTATGTCACGGTGCCGAAATCGGAGGCGTTTGGCTATCAGGGCGCTGTCTATCTCGGCAAAGCATATAATCCGTTCGAGGTTGGTGCCAATCCCAATGCGAAGGACTTTAAGGTTCCGAATCTCGCCTTGCCGGATGGCTTGGAATTGAAAAGTATTGAATCGCGAAAAAAACTGTTATCAACATTCGATACATTGCGGCGCGACATTGATGGGTCGGGGGTGCTAGAGGGACTCGATACATTCAAGGCGCAGGCACTGGATATGGTTTCCGGAGACCGCGTCCGGCAAGCGTTTGATCTGGCTGCCGAATCGCCGGAGTTGCGGGAACGTTATGGCCGGCATCAGTACGGCCAAAGCGCGTTGCTCGCACGGCGATTGGTCGAGGCAGGCAGCTGCTGCGTGACGATCAATACCGGCTATTGGGATCATCACGACAATATCGAACCGGGCCTCGAAGAACATCTCCCCCCCTTGGATCGGGCACTCGGCACATTGGTTGAGGACCTTGACGAGCGCGGGATGCTGGACGATGTGCTGATTTATTGTGCCGGGGAATTCGGGCGAACGCCGCTGATGAACGGGCATGCGGGCCGCGACCATTGGTCCAACTGCTTTACCGTTTTATTGGGCGGCGGCGGTCTGAAGGGGGGACAGGTCGTTGGCGCGAGTGAAAAACATGGAGGTGGCGTGCGGGAGCGGCAGGTGATTCCGCTGGACGTGCTGGCCACGATTTACAAAACCATGGGCATCCCGCTCGGCACCCATTTCGAAGACGCCGCAGGTCGCCCGGTGAGTATTGTTGGCACGGGCAAGCCGATTCATGAATTGCTGTGA
- a CDS encoding HlyD family efflux transporter periplasmic adaptor subunit, translating into MPPSPLSDPPDSAAMALREIHELIATIARTGEGGVTTEVFYDTLLENCVQATAAMGGAVWYQDADSGFFKTVRELNFPPTLFNDFQSEEAHAGRLAETCRTGEPQSFPYSTTAPDSGDAAHSPDYLLLLCPIPVDEDSKWIVELVLRRAISPAAQQGHLRFLSTVSEIAADYHRHAELRTLRDNEERWQELYRLSIDVHQGLSVDETAYAITNGSRRLLECDRVSVLQRRSGRCRLLSVSGVDQIETRSLSVQRLESLAEAAVATREPVWSIENGDPLPPQIERPLEDYLNEAHMRQLAVIPMFQARESTETDTGPAFAALVVEWKRAQDFDDVARKRSLRVAHVCESALARALMMRALPFSGWLLRRRKTSLATSRRLFKRLVFAAVLITGLTLLGMLPRPFTVSGLGELQPRNEQRIFAVSDGEVDKLHVQHGDDCAVGDLLVTMTNSQLDFDLKQVGGELQTTRTRLTSVRAAYLGIDRSLTQSNQRYEELTAEEQELQEKIDSLNKQYEILLAQKRRLEIRSPLDGRVLTWDAEELLQARPVRQGQALLTVANLNGPWRVELHVSEEDVGYLIAAQEELGTELPVSFLLESDTSVTYSGRLETTSLSTSFDEWDAAGMAVAIVIDDDQAIPLRPGARVRAKIAGGERSLAFVCLHDLYAAVQRWLLF; encoded by the coding sequence ATGCCTCCTTCCCCACTCAGTGATCCACCGGATTCCGCAGCGATGGCGCTGCGCGAAATCCACGAGTTGATCGCCACGATCGCCCGTACTGGGGAAGGCGGTGTCACCACCGAGGTGTTTTACGACACCCTGCTGGAAAACTGTGTCCAAGCGACCGCTGCAATGGGCGGAGCCGTGTGGTATCAAGATGCCGACTCCGGCTTTTTTAAGACGGTCCGCGAACTCAATTTCCCTCCGACGCTGTTCAATGACTTCCAATCGGAAGAAGCCCATGCGGGTCGTCTAGCCGAGACTTGCCGCACGGGCGAACCCCAAAGTTTCCCCTACTCGACAACAGCACCCGATTCAGGTGATGCCGCGCATTCCCCCGATTATCTCCTGTTGCTGTGTCCGATTCCTGTGGATGAAGATTCGAAATGGATTGTCGAACTAGTCCTGCGACGTGCAATCTCACCTGCCGCACAACAAGGACATCTGCGATTTCTCTCAACCGTCAGCGAGATAGCCGCTGACTATCATCGACACGCCGAATTGCGAACTCTCCGTGATAACGAAGAGCGTTGGCAAGAACTCTACCGCCTCTCGATCGACGTCCACCAAGGCCTCTCCGTCGATGAAACTGCTTACGCCATCACCAACGGCAGTCGGCGATTACTGGAGTGCGACCGTGTGAGCGTACTTCAACGTCGCAGCGGTCGTTGTCGCCTTCTGAGCGTCTCGGGTGTGGATCAGATTGAAACCCGTTCACTTTCGGTACAGCGGCTGGAGTCGCTCGCTGAAGCGGCCGTCGCGACCAGAGAACCGGTGTGGTCCATCGAAAACGGCGACCCGCTGCCTCCGCAAATTGAACGACCGCTTGAGGACTACCTCAACGAAGCGCACATGCGGCAGCTCGCCGTGATTCCGATGTTTCAAGCTCGCGAATCGACCGAGACCGATACGGGTCCTGCGTTTGCAGCACTTGTTGTCGAATGGAAACGGGCACAAGACTTTGACGACGTCGCCCGCAAACGATCACTCCGCGTGGCCCACGTCTGCGAGTCGGCTTTGGCGCGGGCACTGATGATGCGCGCATTGCCATTCTCCGGTTGGTTGCTGCGACGACGTAAAACAAGCCTGGCGACATCGCGGCGTTTGTTCAAAAGACTCGTTTTTGCCGCGGTCTTGATAACCGGCTTGACGTTGCTAGGAATGCTCCCCAGGCCTTTCACCGTTTCCGGATTAGGAGAACTTCAACCGCGAAACGAGCAGCGGATTTTTGCGGTATCCGATGGCGAAGTCGATAAACTGCACGTCCAACACGGAGATGATTGCGCTGTTGGCGATTTGTTGGTCACCATGACAAATTCACAACTCGATTTCGATCTCAAACAAGTCGGCGGAGAATTGCAGACCACACGCACACGACTGACATCGGTCCGCGCCGCCTATTTGGGCATTGACCGATCGCTGACGCAATCCAACCAGCGGTATGAAGAGCTAACGGCCGAAGAACAAGAACTGCAGGAGAAAATCGACAGCCTCAACAAACAGTATGAGATCCTGTTGGCACAAAAAAGGAGATTAGAAATACGCAGTCCGCTCGACGGACGCGTGCTGACCTGGGACGCCGAAGAATTGCTGCAAGCACGACCGGTCCGTCAGGGCCAAGCACTTTTGACTGTTGCCAATCTCAACGGCCCATGGCGCGTCGAATTGCACGTGTCTGAAGAAGACGTTGGCTATCTCATCGCCGCACAGGAAGAACTCGGAACAGAATTGCCGGTAAGCTTTCTTCTCGAGTCAGACACCAGCGTCACTTATTCCGGAAGACTCGAAACCACAAGCCTCTCAACCAGCTTTGACGAATGGGACGCGGCCGGCATGGCGGTTGCAATCGTCATCGACGATGATCAAGCGATCCCGCTACGTCCCGGTGCCCGTGTCCGCGCAAAAATCGCGGGTGGAGAACGTTCACTCGCGTTTGTTTGCCTACACGATTTATATGCCGCTGTGCAGCGATGGTTGTTGTTTTAA
- a CDS encoding DUF1501 domain-containing protein: protein MNPIQLQQQTRRHFFRDCGVGVGKIALASLLAEGLIPSSATAAETPSPFAPRATHFPATAKRVIFLFMAGAPSQLDLFDYKPKLAELEGKPIPPSVIQGQRYAFIQPDAAVLGPRFSFSKHGKCGAEIADVMPHLAQVVDELAIVRSVHTDLFNHSPAQLFVNTGSGVPGRPGMGSWLSYGLGSEANDLPSFVVLKSGGSLSGGAAMWSSGFLPSVHQGVPFRSQGDPILHVANPAGYDARAQRESLDLIRSLNEQQFNSVGDPEIETRINAYEMAYRMQSRAPEMMEFSQEGQETLDLYGAQPGEPKAVFANNCLLARRLVERGVRFVQIYHAGWDHHSNVEGGVRGQCAKTDQACAALIVDLKRRGMLDDTLVVWGGEFGRTPMVEASAALGRSMGRDHHPQAFTMWFAGGGIKPGIAYGRTDELGFHAQENPVHVHDVQATILRCLGLDHSRLTFRSQGLNFRLTGVEEHEPVHALLS from the coding sequence ATGAATCCAATACAACTGCAACAACAGACGCGGCGACATTTCTTTCGCGATTGCGGAGTCGGCGTGGGAAAAATCGCTTTGGCGTCGCTCTTGGCCGAGGGATTAATCCCCTCCTCAGCGACGGCGGCGGAAACGCCGAGTCCGTTTGCGCCGCGCGCAACGCATTTCCCAGCCACGGCCAAGCGGGTGATCTTCTTGTTTATGGCAGGCGCTCCGAGCCAGTTGGACCTGTTCGACTACAAGCCAAAATTGGCGGAACTGGAAGGCAAGCCGATCCCGCCGTCGGTGATCCAAGGGCAACGGTACGCCTTCATCCAGCCCGACGCAGCGGTACTGGGGCCGCGGTTTTCATTTTCCAAGCATGGAAAATGCGGGGCTGAGATTGCCGACGTGATGCCGCACCTAGCCCAGGTGGTGGATGAACTCGCCATTGTCCGTTCGGTGCATACGGATTTGTTTAATCATTCACCCGCGCAGTTGTTTGTGAATACCGGCAGCGGTGTTCCGGGACGTCCAGGGATGGGGTCATGGCTGAGTTATGGATTGGGCAGCGAGGCGAATGATCTACCGTCGTTCGTCGTGCTCAAAAGTGGAGGTAGTCTCAGTGGCGGAGCGGCGATGTGGAGCAGTGGATTTTTGCCGTCGGTGCATCAAGGGGTCCCGTTCCGCAGCCAAGGGGATCCGATTTTGCATGTCGCCAATCCAGCGGGATACGATGCCCGCGCGCAGCGCGAATCGTTGGATTTGATTCGGTCGTTGAATGAACAGCAATTCAACTCTGTCGGCGATCCCGAAATCGAAACCCGCATCAACGCCTATGAAATGGCTTACCGCATGCAGTCCCGTGCTCCGGAAATGATGGAGTTTTCTCAAGAGGGTCAGGAGACGTTGGATCTATACGGCGCGCAACCGGGAGAACCCAAGGCGGTCTTTGCCAATAACTGCCTGCTCGCGCGGCGGCTGGTGGAGCGGGGCGTGCGGTTTGTGCAGATCTATCACGCTGGTTGGGATCATCACAGCAATGTTGAAGGGGGCGTCCGTGGCCAGTGCGCCAAAACCGACCAAGCCTGTGCGGCATTGATCGTGGATTTGAAACGTCGCGGGATGCTGGATGATACGCTCGTGGTTTGGGGTGGAGAGTTCGGGCGGACGCCAATGGTCGAAGCCAGCGCAGCGCTGGGCCGCAGCATGGGCCGCGACCATCATCCACAGGCCTTTACGATGTGGTTTGCCGGCGGGGGCATCAAACCGGGGATCGCCTACGGACGCACCGATGAGCTGGGGTTTCATGCCCAGGAGAATCCGGTGCATGTGCACGATGTTCAAGCCACGATCCTGCGCTGTTTGGGGCTGGATCACTCGCGCCTGACGTTTCGCTCGCAAGGCCTCAATTTCCGCCTGACCGGTGTCGAAGAGCATGAGCCGGTTCACGCGTTGCTTTCCTAA